In the genome of Rhodamnia argentea isolate NSW1041297 chromosome 3, ASM2092103v1, whole genome shotgun sequence, one region contains:
- the LOC125314375 gene encoding glucosamine 6-phosphate N-acetyltransferase-like, with amino-acid sequence MQTGVPLNETCNLQVWKLEISDKSKGFVELLQQLTVCDAISDEDFQKRFQELSSLGDDHVICVIEDTSRGKIVTTGSVFIEKKFIRNCRKVSHIEDVVVGCDSRGMQLGKKVLSFLTDHAQFVGCYKVILDCSNENKAFYEKCGYKRKEIQMVKYFI; translated from the coding sequence ATGCAGACTGGGGTCCCACTAAATGAAACATGTAATCTTCAAGTTTGGAAACTAGAGATCTCCGACAAAAGCAAAGGGTTTGTAGAGCTACTGCAGCAACTGACAGTTTGCGATGCTATCTCCGATGAGGATTTCCAAAAGCGGTTTCAAGAGCTCAGCTCTCTAGGCGATGACCATGTGATTTGTGTGATAGAGGATACTAGTCGTGGAAAGATAGTCACTACTGGAAGTGTGTTCATCGAGAAGAAGTTTATAAGGAACTGCCGCAAGGTTAGCCATATTGAAGACGTGGTCGTTGGTTGTGATTCCAGGGGGATGCAATTAGGGAAgaaggttctttcttttctcaccGATCATGCCCAGTTTGTGGGTTGCTATAAGGTGATTCTTGACTGCAGCAATGAGAATAAAGCATTCTATGAGAAGTGTGGCTACAAGCGAAAAGAAATTCAGATGGTTAAGTATTTCATCTAA